CCCGCTGCCGCGTGGACAGCACAACCACTTGTACGCGCCGGCGACGGTGATGGAGAACCGGTCGGCCCCAAGCGGCAGCCAGGACGCCGCCTGGGTTGCATCGACGAAGGTCAGCACCTCGTGGGCGTCAGCCGCTCCGGCCAGGGCGTCGAGGTCGGTCACGCGTCCGTCGGCGGACTGCGCGGCACTTACCGCCACCATCGTGGTGGTGTCGTCGATCCGGTCGACGATCGACTCCAGCGGGACCGTCACCACGTGGACGCCATGCGACTCCAGCTGGAGGAACGGGAACAGCACGGAGGTGAAGTCCTCCTCCGCCAGCAGCACGGTGTCGCCCGGCCGGAGGGCCGTCGCGGCGACTCCGGCGGCAACCGACGCCTGGGAGATGATCCCAACCCGCTCAGCAGACGTCTGGGCCAGGCGCGCGAACGCACGACGGGCCTGATGCACCACCTCGTCGTAGCCGACGGGATCCAGTCGTCCAGCGGCCCAGTCCGCCATGTCCCGCTTCATGGCGTCCAGCGACGCCGTCGGCGGGATGCCGACCGTTGCGCTGTTCAGGTAGTAGCCGTCAGGTCTGAAGAGGGACTGAGCCTCCGCTACATCCATGAGAGCTCCATGGCCTCGGACGGTAGCCAGGCGTGCCAGACCAATGGGCCGTCCACCCGGCTTTGGATCGCCGTCGACTATCGGGTTGCGCCCAGCTTCGTGTAGCCCGGCTTGATCACGTCGTTGATGATGGCCAGCCGTTCGTCGAAGGGCCAGAACGCGCTCTTCATCGCGTTGATCGTCACCCACCGCAGGTCCTCGAGTGTCCAATCGAACGTGTCGGCCATCGCCTGGAACTCCGAGCTCATGCTCACCCCTGACATCAGGCGGTTGTCGGTGTTGACGGTCACGCGGAACTTGAGACGCTTCAGCAGGTCGATCGGATGCTCGGCCATCGACGGGGCCGCGCCCGTGTGGACGTTGGAGGTGGGGCACATCTCGAGGGGGATCCGTCGGTCTCGGACGAAGGCGGCCAGCCGACCGAGTTCCGCCCGCCCGTCGGACGTGACGATGATGTCATCGACGATCCGGACGCCGTGGCCCAGGCGTTCGGCATTGCAGAAGGACAACGCTTCCCAGATGGACTTCAGCCCGAAGGCCTCGCCGGCGTGAATGGTGATATGGGAGTTCTCCCGCTGGATCAGTTGGAAGGCGTCCAGGTGGCGCGTCGGCGGGAACCCGGCCTCGGCACCCGCGATGTCGAAGCCGACGACGCCCTGGTCGCGGTGGCGCATGGCGAGCTCGGCGATCTCGAGTGAGTGCGCGGCGTGGCGCATCGCCGTCACCAGCGTGCCGATGACGATGGGGAAGTCGCCCATGCCGCGGTCGAAGCCTGCGAGGACCGCCTCGACGACCTGGTCCAGGTCGAGGCCGTGGTCGAGGTGGAGTTCCGGTGCGAAGCGCACCTCGGCGTACACCACGCCGTCAGCCGCCAGGTCCTCCGCCGCCTCGTACGCCACCCGCTCCAGAGCCTCATGGGTCTGCATCACGCCCGAGGTGTGGCTGAACGCCTCCAGGTACAGCGGCAGCGACTTGCGGTCTGCGCCCGAGGTGAAGAACGACGTCAGCTCATCCGGATCGGTGCTCGGCAGCTCGGCGTAGCCGAGGTCGTCGGCCAACTCGATGACCGTCGTCGGGCGCAACCCGCCGTCGAGGTGGTCGTGCAGAAGGACCTTCGGAGCGGCTCGTATGATGTCGGCGTCGATTGGCATGGGCCGATGATGCCCGAACTTCGAACAAAGCCCCACGACAGATGACCCTTGACCCAGCCACCGCACAGTTCATCCGAGATGCCGAGGCTGTCGGCCGGACCCCCTACCAGGACCTGCCCACCGCGGCCGACGCCCGGCAGCAGTTCAGAACCGTGGCCTTGGAACGGCGTGGCGGCGGCCCGGCCCCCGGGCCGGAGTGCTCGACCGAGATGGTCAGCCGCGACGGCTTGTGGTGCCGGATCTACCGTCCACTGGGCCGCTCGGTGCATGCGGGACCCATGCCCCTGGTGGTCTTCTTCCACGGCGGCGGCTGGGTGATCGGCGATCTGGACACCCACGATGCGCACGCCCGGGCCCTCACTGCGCTGCCCGCGGTGGTGGTCAGCGTCGAGTACCGGTTGGCGCCGGAGAGCCCGTACCCCGCGGCGCACGAGGACTGCTGGGACTGGTTGCTGTGGGCGGCCAGCGGGATGGGCGAGTGGAGCAACACCAACCGCCTGGTGGTGGCCGGGGACTCTGCGGGTGGGCTGCTGGCCGCATCGATGGCCGAGCGCTGTCGGGATCGGACTGACGGCCCCGACCTGGCCGCCCAGTGCCTCATCTATCCGGCGATGAACGTCGCGATGGACACGCCCTCGCACGCGGCGAACGGCTCCGGCTATCAGCTGACAGCCGAGCTGATGCGGTGGTTCTACGACCAGTACCAGCCGGGGGAGGGGTTCAGCCCGACGGAGTCCGACGACCTGTCCGGGTTGGCCCCAGCGGTCATCGCCACGGCCGGCTACGACCCGCTGGCAGACGACGGGATCAACTACGGCAACGCCCTCCGAGCCGCAGGCGTGACGACGACGAACGTGCACTTCGACGGGTTGATCCACGGCTTCTTCGGGATGGGCGGGACCTCACCGGCGGCGCAGGCGGCCGTCGAGGCGACGGTGGGGGCGCTGCGCGGCCTGCTCTAACCCTGGATGCGCCGCTCGGCGTCGCCCCACTCCTGCTCGCGCAATTCGAACTTCTGGACCTTCCCGGTCGAGGTCTTCGGCAGCTGCGTGATCACCTCGACGGCGTCCGGCACCTTGTACCCCGCCAGCAGTTCGCGGACGTGGCCCTTGATCTCCTCGGTGTCCACCGTCTGCCCGGCCTTGGTCACCACGAACGCCTTCGGCCGCTCACCCCACTTCTCATCGGGGATGCCGATGACGGCCGCCTCGAGCACGCCGTCGTGCTTGAGGATCGCGCGCTCGACCTCGATGGTCGAGATGTTCTCGCCCCCGCTGACGATGATGTCCTTGGCCCGGTCGCGCAGGTCGATCGTGCCGTCGGGGTGCCATACGCCGAGGTCGCCGGAGTGAAACCAGCCGCCCCGAAAGGCGTTCTCGGTGGCCTCGGGATCGTCCAGATATCCAGCCATGACGTTGTTGCCGCGCATGACCACCTCACCGACGGTCGCCCCGTCCTTCGCGACGTCGTTCATGTCCTCGTCCACCACCCGGATCGGGTCGGCCATGATCATTGCCACGCCCTGACGTGACTTCCGGTCGGCCAGGTCGTCGTGGTCCAGGCCTTCCCACGACCGCATCGGTTCGCAGACGGTGTGCGGCCCGTAGGTCTCGGTCAACCCGTAGACGTGGACCACCTTCGCGCCGATGGCCTCCATCTGG
The sequence above is a segment of the Euzebya tangerina genome. Coding sequences within it:
- a CDS encoding aminotransferase class V-fold PLP-dependent enzyme: MDVAEAQSLFRPDGYYLNSATVGIPPTASLDAMKRDMADWAAGRLDPVGYDEVVHQARRAFARLAQTSAERVGIISQASVAAGVAATALRPGDTVLLAEEDFTSVLFPFLQLESHGVHVVTVPLESIVDRIDDTTTMVAVSAAQSADGRVTDLDALAGAADAHEVLTFVDATQAASWLPLGADRFSITVAGAYKWLCCPRGSGFMTVDPAIADRVTPVAAGWYAGEDVWDSIYGPPLRLAEDGRRFDLSPAWLCWVGAVPALDLLADVGVATINAHNLGLANQTLEALGSEPSNSAIISLDRPGAVDALQSAGVACAGRGGRTRLSFHLYNTEDDVDRVVDLLSNLPGPRQTSGSGR
- a CDS encoding adenosine deaminase, coding for MPIDADIIRAAPKVLLHDHLDGGLRPTTVIELADDLGYAELPSTDPDELTSFFTSGADRKSLPLYLEAFSHTSGVMQTHEALERVAYEAAEDLAADGVVYAEVRFAPELHLDHGLDLDQVVEAVLAGFDRGMGDFPIVIGTLVTAMRHAAHSLEIAELAMRHRDQGVVGFDIAGAEAGFPPTRHLDAFQLIQRENSHITIHAGEAFGLKSIWEALSFCNAERLGHGVRIVDDIIVTSDGRAELGRLAAFVRDRRIPLEMCPTSNVHTGAAPSMAEHPIDLLKRLKFRVTVNTDNRLMSGVSMSSEFQAMADTFDWTLEDLRWVTINAMKSAFWPFDERLAIINDVIKPGYTKLGATR
- a CDS encoding alpha/beta hydrolase, which codes for MTLDPATAQFIRDAEAVGRTPYQDLPTAADARQQFRTVALERRGGGPAPGPECSTEMVSRDGLWCRIYRPLGRSVHAGPMPLVVFFHGGGWVIGDLDTHDAHARALTALPAVVVSVEYRLAPESPYPAAHEDCWDWLLWAASGMGEWSNTNRLVVAGDSAGGLLAASMAERCRDRTDGPDLAAQCLIYPAMNVAMDTPSHAANGSGYQLTAELMRWFYDQYQPGEGFSPTESDDLSGLAPAVIATAGYDPLADDGINYGNALRAAGVTTTNVHFDGLIHGFFGMGGTSPAAQAAVEATVGALRGLL